A portion of the Carya illinoinensis cultivar Pawnee chromosome 11, C.illinoinensisPawnee_v1, whole genome shotgun sequence genome contains these proteins:
- the LOC122280614 gene encoding transcription factor bHLH123-like isoform X2, producing the protein MADEYNTSGNWWESSRSRFESGTSSSSSGLNNLGSFGWPPDMAEIKARSTAVDSMSVSGSSVVFQDTQKLQGHDSVGGGDPNLHMMGLGLSTQAMDWNQALLRTGEKADSGFRSMLQENLNSSNNFQQETGMGSSQAQWRERLFSGMSGSESSANEFKQINRGFSLDQPPFSPQYSSGDSTVTCQGLPTSFHMDSALYGSPSTILQGLLGPDNQPHQVQPNSLENRPMNFPYPANYGVNSTDQLLPASWSPKLPQFLRTSPPKHPPHSQLHFSNNAAFWNASEAAMKDVRPGFFPSLQPQFPPPNFDEKPKINISEVRDSATVGKKSGSEATSKRPRNETPSPLPAFKVRKEKMGDRITALQQLVSPFGKTDTASVLSEAIEYIKFLHEQVTALSTPYMKNGAPMQHQQNSDKSKLDPEGPKQDLRSRGLCLVPVSSTFPVTHETTVDFWTPTFGGTFR; encoded by the exons ATGGCGGATGAGTACAATACAAGTGGAAACTGGTGGGAATCATCAAGAAGCAGGTTCGAAAGCGGgacgtcttcttcttcttcgggaCTCAATAATCTAGGGAGCTTTGGATGGCCACCTGATATGGCGGAAATCAAAGCAAGGAGTACTGCTGTGGATTCTATGTCGGTCTCCGGCAGTTCAGTGGTTTTCCAGGACACCCAGAAGCTGCAAGGACATGATTCAGTTGGTGGCGGTGATCCCAACTTGCATATGATGGGTTTAGGCCTCTCAACTCAAGCCATGGATTGGAACCAAGCTTTACT TCGTACTGGTGAAAAGGCTGATAGCGGTTTCCGTTCGATGCTTCAAGAAAACTTGAACTCAAGCAACAACTTTCAGCAAGAAACTGGGATGGGATCTTCTCAAGCTCAATGGAGGGAAAGATTGTTTTCTGGAATGAGTGGGAGCGAGTCCTCAGCGAACGAGTTTAAGCAAATTAATCGTGGTTTTTCTTTAGATCAACCCCCATTTAGCCCTCAATACAGTTCCGGGGATAGTACTGTCACTTGCCAGGGCTTGCCTACGAGTTTCCATATGGATTCAGCTCTGTATGGAAGCCCTTCAACTATACTGCAAGGGCTATTGGGACCGGATAATCAGCCTCATCAAGTACAGCCAAATTCACTTGAAAATAGGCCGATGAATTTTCCGTATCCGGCCAACTATGGCGTGAATTCTACTGATCAATTATTGCCTGCTTCTTGGTCGCCTAAGCTTCCTCAGTTTTTGAGAACGTCACCCCCAAAACACCCACCCCATAGCCAATTGCATTTCTCCAACAACGCCGCGTTTTGGAATGCGTCTGAAGCGGCCATGAAGGATGTTCGGCCGGGCTTTTTCCCCTCGCTGCAACCGCAGTTTCCCCCACCAAACTTTGATGAAAAACCAAAG ATCAATATATCCGAAGTTCGGGATTCGGCCACGGTGGGGAAGAAAAGTGGCAGCGAAGCTACATCTAAAAGGCCTCGGAATGAAACGCCGTCGCCTTTACCTGCTTTTAAG GTGAGGAAAGAGAAGATGGGGGACAGAATCACTGCACTCCAACAATTGGTATCGCCTTTCGGAAAG ACTGATACAGCCTCAGTGCTTTCTGAAGCCATTGAATACATCAAGTTCCTCCATGAACAAGTTACT GCCTTAAGCACACCTTACATGAAAAATGGAGCTCCCATGCAGCACCAGCAG AATTCTGACAAATCTAAGCTGGATCCTGAAGGACCAAAACAAGATCTTAGAAGCCGAGGACTATGTTTGGTACCGGTATCAAGTACATTCCCTGTGACTCACGAGACCACAGTCGATTTCTGGACGCCAACATTCGGAGGAACTTTCAGATAG
- the LOC122281933 gene encoding NAD(P)H dehydrogenase (quinone) FQR1 isoform X1 yields the protein MATKVYIVYYSMYGHVEKLAEEIKKGAASVEGVEAKLWQVPETLPEEALGKMSAPPKSDVPIITPNELADADGFVFGFPTRFGMMAAQFKAFLDATGGLWRTQQLAGKPAGIFYSTGSQGGGQETTPLTAITQLVHHGMIFVPIGYTFGAGMFEMEKVKGGSPYGAGTFAGDGSRQPSELELEQAFHQGKYIAAITKKLKGAA from the exons ATGGCCACCAAAGTGTATATTGT GTACTATTCCATGTATGGACATGTAGAGAAACTAGCAGAAGAGATAAAGAAAGGGGCTGCATCTGTTGAAGGTGTTGAAGCCAAATTATGGCAG GTCCCTGAGACACTGCCAGAAGAGGCACTTGGGAAGATGAGCGCACCTCCAAAGAGTGATGTGCCAATCATTACGCCCAATGAACTTGCTGACGCGGATGGGTTTGTTTTTGGCTTCCCAACAAGATTTGGAATGATGGCTGCTCAATTCAAGGCATTTCTGGATGCAACTGGTGGTTTATGGAGAACACAACAGCTTGCAGGTAAGCCAGCTGGGATCTTTTACAGCACCGGATCTCAAGGTGGTGGACAAGAGACTACTCC GTTGACTGCAATTACTCAGCTGGTTCACCATGGGATGATTTTTGTGCCCATTGGATACACATTTGGAGCTGGCATGtttgaaatggaaaaagtgaaaggTGGAAGTCCGTATGGTGCTGGAACTTTTGCTGGGGACGGCTCAAGACAGCCATCTGAGCTTGAGTTGGAGCAAGCATTCCACCAAGGGAAGTACATTGCCGCCATCACAAAGAAACTCAAGGGCGCTGCTTAA
- the LOC122280614 gene encoding transcription factor bHLH123-like isoform X1, whose amino-acid sequence MADEYNTSGNWWESSRSRFESGTSSSSSGLNNLGSFGWPPDMAEIKARSTAVDSMSVSGSSVVFQDTQKLQGHDSVGGGDPNLHMMGLGLSTQAMDWNQALLRTGEKADSGFRSMLQENLNSSNNFQQETGMGSSQAQWRERLFSGMSGSESSANEFKQINRGFSLDQPPFSPQYSSGDSTVTCQGLPTSFHMDSALYGSPSTILQGLLGPDNQPHQVQPNSLENRPMNFPYPANYGVNSTDQLLPASWSPKLPQFLRTSPPKHPPHSQLHFSNNAAFWNASEAAMKDVRPGFFPSLQPQFPPPNFDEKPKQINISEVRDSATVGKKSGSEATSKRPRNETPSPLPAFKVRKEKMGDRITALQQLVSPFGKTDTASVLSEAIEYIKFLHEQVTALSTPYMKNGAPMQHQQNSDKSKLDPEGPKQDLRSRGLCLVPVSSTFPVTHETTVDFWTPTFGGTFR is encoded by the exons ATGGCGGATGAGTACAATACAAGTGGAAACTGGTGGGAATCATCAAGAAGCAGGTTCGAAAGCGGgacgtcttcttcttcttcgggaCTCAATAATCTAGGGAGCTTTGGATGGCCACCTGATATGGCGGAAATCAAAGCAAGGAGTACTGCTGTGGATTCTATGTCGGTCTCCGGCAGTTCAGTGGTTTTCCAGGACACCCAGAAGCTGCAAGGACATGATTCAGTTGGTGGCGGTGATCCCAACTTGCATATGATGGGTTTAGGCCTCTCAACTCAAGCCATGGATTGGAACCAAGCTTTACT TCGTACTGGTGAAAAGGCTGATAGCGGTTTCCGTTCGATGCTTCAAGAAAACTTGAACTCAAGCAACAACTTTCAGCAAGAAACTGGGATGGGATCTTCTCAAGCTCAATGGAGGGAAAGATTGTTTTCTGGAATGAGTGGGAGCGAGTCCTCAGCGAACGAGTTTAAGCAAATTAATCGTGGTTTTTCTTTAGATCAACCCCCATTTAGCCCTCAATACAGTTCCGGGGATAGTACTGTCACTTGCCAGGGCTTGCCTACGAGTTTCCATATGGATTCAGCTCTGTATGGAAGCCCTTCAACTATACTGCAAGGGCTATTGGGACCGGATAATCAGCCTCATCAAGTACAGCCAAATTCACTTGAAAATAGGCCGATGAATTTTCCGTATCCGGCCAACTATGGCGTGAATTCTACTGATCAATTATTGCCTGCTTCTTGGTCGCCTAAGCTTCCTCAGTTTTTGAGAACGTCACCCCCAAAACACCCACCCCATAGCCAATTGCATTTCTCCAACAACGCCGCGTTTTGGAATGCGTCTGAAGCGGCCATGAAGGATGTTCGGCCGGGCTTTTTCCCCTCGCTGCAACCGCAGTTTCCCCCACCAAACTTTGATGAAAAACCAAAG CAGATCAATATATCCGAAGTTCGGGATTCGGCCACGGTGGGGAAGAAAAGTGGCAGCGAAGCTACATCTAAAAGGCCTCGGAATGAAACGCCGTCGCCTTTACCTGCTTTTAAG GTGAGGAAAGAGAAGATGGGGGACAGAATCACTGCACTCCAACAATTGGTATCGCCTTTCGGAAAG ACTGATACAGCCTCAGTGCTTTCTGAAGCCATTGAATACATCAAGTTCCTCCATGAACAAGTTACT GCCTTAAGCACACCTTACATGAAAAATGGAGCTCCCATGCAGCACCAGCAG AATTCTGACAAATCTAAGCTGGATCCTGAAGGACCAAAACAAGATCTTAGAAGCCGAGGACTATGTTTGGTACCGGTATCAAGTACATTCCCTGTGACTCACGAGACCACAGTCGATTTCTGGACGCCAACATTCGGAGGAACTTTCAGATAG
- the LOC122281933 gene encoding NAD(P)H dehydrogenase (quinone) FQR1 isoform X2: MYGHVEKLAEEIKKGAASVEGVEAKLWQVPETLPEEALGKMSAPPKSDVPIITPNELADADGFVFGFPTRFGMMAAQFKAFLDATGGLWRTQQLAGKPAGIFYSTGSQGGGQETTPLTAITQLVHHGMIFVPIGYTFGAGMFEMEKVKGGSPYGAGTFAGDGSRQPSELELEQAFHQGKYIAAITKKLKGAA; the protein is encoded by the exons ATGTATGGACATGTAGAGAAACTAGCAGAAGAGATAAAGAAAGGGGCTGCATCTGTTGAAGGTGTTGAAGCCAAATTATGGCAG GTCCCTGAGACACTGCCAGAAGAGGCACTTGGGAAGATGAGCGCACCTCCAAAGAGTGATGTGCCAATCATTACGCCCAATGAACTTGCTGACGCGGATGGGTTTGTTTTTGGCTTCCCAACAAGATTTGGAATGATGGCTGCTCAATTCAAGGCATTTCTGGATGCAACTGGTGGTTTATGGAGAACACAACAGCTTGCAGGTAAGCCAGCTGGGATCTTTTACAGCACCGGATCTCAAGGTGGTGGACAAGAGACTACTCC GTTGACTGCAATTACTCAGCTGGTTCACCATGGGATGATTTTTGTGCCCATTGGATACACATTTGGAGCTGGCATGtttgaaatggaaaaagtgaaaggTGGAAGTCCGTATGGTGCTGGAACTTTTGCTGGGGACGGCTCAAGACAGCCATCTGAGCTTGAGTTGGAGCAAGCATTCCACCAAGGGAAGTACATTGCCGCCATCACAAAGAAACTCAAGGGCGCTGCTTAA